The Leifsonia williamsii genome includes a region encoding these proteins:
- a CDS encoding DUF1905 domain-containing protein, with translation MAGVRYEFETELFRWAARREVWVFARLPDEVSEEIHDQPHPPAGFGSVKVMVTLGGSRWATSIFPESADGPFVLPIKGSVRRAEGVELGDRVRIGVETLL, from the coding sequence GTGGCGGGGGTGCGATATGAGTTCGAGACCGAGCTGTTCCGGTGGGCGGCGCGGCGTGAGGTGTGGGTGTTCGCGCGACTGCCCGACGAGGTGTCGGAGGAGATCCACGACCAGCCGCATCCCCCGGCCGGGTTCGGGTCGGTGAAGGTGATGGTGACGCTGGGAGGGTCGCGATGGGCGACGTCGATCTTCCCGGAGAGCGCGGACGGGCCGTTCGTCCTGCCGATCAAGGGGTCGGTGCGGCGGGCGGAAGGGGTCGAGCTGGGCGATCGGGTGCGCATCGGGGTGGAGACGCTGCTGTAG
- a CDS encoding DUF7144 family membrane protein: MSATTPPASSASAAPARRPGSVTFVAVLTYINGIANIVGGVLLLFTRESMARESGGSVVGLTTSAVLALILGIVTLIVARGLLDGSRVSRAIVTVVMIVNLINGILLLFTLQFFSGVIEVLWTLLLVSLLYTRRANAFFASGRGA; encoded by the coding sequence ATGTCCGCCACGACGCCGCCCGCCTCCTCCGCCTCCGCCGCTCCCGCCCGCCGCCCCGGCTCCGTCACCTTCGTCGCCGTGCTCACCTACATCAACGGCATCGCGAACATCGTCGGCGGCGTCCTCCTGCTGTTCACGCGCGAGTCGATGGCGCGGGAGAGCGGAGGCTCCGTCGTCGGCCTCACCACCTCGGCCGTCCTCGCGCTGATCCTCGGCATCGTCACGCTGATCGTCGCCAGGGGCCTGCTCGACGGCAGCCGGGTCTCGCGGGCGATCGTCACGGTCGTCATGATCGTGAACCTGATCAACGGCATCCTGCTGCTGTTCACGCTCCAGTTCTTCTCGGGCGTGATCGAGGTGCTCTGGACGCTGCTGCTCGTCTCCCTGCTCTACACGCGCCGCGCCAACGCCTTCTTCGCGAGCGGCCGCGGCGCCTGA